One genomic window of Solanum dulcamara chromosome 12, daSolDulc1.2, whole genome shotgun sequence includes the following:
- the LOC129876474 gene encoding regulatory protein NPR5-like, with protein MTPEDSLRTLSLDYLNLLINGQAFSDVTFSVEGRLVHAHRCILAARSLFFRKFFCGPESSSISGPRLGSFGAGGLASLSRGPTTSCSQVIPVNTVGYEVFFLMLQFLYSGQVSIVPQKLEPRPNCGERSCWHTHCTAAVDLALDTLTAARSFGVEQLALLTQKHLVSMVEKASIEDVMKVLIASRKQDMHQLWTTCSHLVAKSGLPPEILAKHLPIDVVAKIEDLRLKSSISRRSLIPHHHHHHQHQMSSNIELEEQKIRRMRRALDSSDVELVKLMVMGEGLNLDESLALHYAVENCSREVVKALLELGAADVNYQAGPSGKSPLHLAAEMVSPDMVAVLLDHHADPNVQTVDGTTPLDILRTLTSDFLFKGAIPGLTHIEPNKLRLCLELVQSAAMVISREEGEAHNNPSSENMYTHVREDHSSSTSSGNNLNLDSRMVYLNLGANVAHHQMACKMNTNEGDHDCRSSHSNQNPSTMYHHHHSHEY; from the exons ATGACTCCTGAAGATTCCTTAAGAACCCTCTCTTTAGATTATCTAAATCTCCTCATCAATGGTCAAGCTTTTAGTGATGTTACTTTTAGCGTTGAAGGCCGTTTAGTACATGCTCATAGATGCATCTTAGCTGCAAGGAGCCTCTTCTTTCGCAAATTCTTTTGCGGGCCGGAGTCGTCTTCTATTTCCGGCCCGCGGTTGGGCTCGTTCGGCGCTGGCGGGCTAGCCTCGTTGTCGAGGGGTCCAACAACAAGTTGTTCACAGGTGATACCTGTGAACACGGTAGGGTATGAGGTGTTTTTCTTGATGTTGCAATTTTTGTATAGTGGACAAGTTTCAATTGTGCCACAAAAACTTGAACCAAGGCCTAATTGTGGTGAAAGAAGCTGTTGGCATACACATTGCACTGCAGCCGTTGATCTTGCACTTGATACACTTACAGCCGCTAGATCTTTTGGTGTTGAACAACTTGCTTTGCTCACTCag AAGCATTTGGTAAGCATGGTGGAGAAGGCATCAATTGAGGATGTGATGAAAGTTTTAATAGCTTCAAGAAAACAAGACATGCATCAACTTTGGACTACTTGTTCCCATTTGGTTGCAAAATCAGGCCTTCCACCAGAAATCCTAGCGAAACACCTCCCTATTGATGTTGTAGCCAAAATTGAAGATCTCCGTCTCAAATCCTCCATATCACGGAGATCTTTAATCCCTCATCATCATCACCACCACCAGCATCAGATGTCCTCGAACATTGAGCTCGAGGAGCAGAAGATCCGACGAATGAGACGAGCGCTAGACTCGTCGGACGTTGAACTTGTCAAACTTATGGTAATGGGAGAAGGCCTAAATCTTGATGAATCGCTCGCCTTACATTATGCCGTTGAAAATTGCAGCCGCGAAGTTGTGAAAGCCTTACTCGAGCTCGGCGCAGCTGATGTTAATTATCAGGCCGGGCCGAGCGGTAAAAGCCCGTTACATTTAGCGGCCGAAATGGTCTCACCCGACATGGTTGCGGTTTTACTAGATCATCATGCTGACCCGAATGTTCAAACAGTGGATGGGACCACTCCTCTCGATATTCTCCGAACCCTAACTTCGGATTTTTTATTCAAAGGTGCTATCCCGGGTCTAACTCATATCGAACCGAATAAGTTAAGACTTTGCCTCGAGCTCGTTCAATCCGCCGCGATGGTAATTTCCCGAGAGGAAGGGGAAGCGCATAATAATCCGTCTTCGGAGAACATGTATACACATGTTCGCGAAGATCATAGTTCGAGTACGAGCAGTGGAAACAACTTAAATTTGGATTCAAGAATGGTGTATTTAAATCTTGGTGCAAATGTAGCTCATCATCAAATGGCATGCAAAATGAATACTAATGAAGGTGATCATGATTGCAGAAGTAGCCACAGTAATCAGAATCCATCAACAATGTACCACCATCATCATTCTCATgagtattaa
- the LOC129876073 gene encoding L-galactono-1,4-lactone dehydrogenase, mitochondrial yields MLRSLTSKRSLQSLLHRHRGRHNPQFPIFNPRPFSSSPGPPSSDAELRKYIGYTLLLLGSGAATYYSFPFSENARDKKAQLFRYAPLPDDLHTVSNWSGTHEVRTRTFLQPESIEELEGIVKEANVKKHKIRPVGSGLSPNGIGLTRAGMVSLALMDKILSVDKEKKRVTVQAGIRVQQLVDEIKEYGITLQNFASIREQQIGGIVQVGAHGTGARLPPIDEQVISMKLVTPAKGTIEISKEKDPELFYIARCGLGGLGVVAEVTLQCVERQELVEHTFLSNMKDIKKNHKKFLSQNKHVKYLYIPYTDAVVVVTCNPISKWQGPPKNKPKYTTEEALQHVRDLYQESLTKYRGQVADSGSPDEPEIDELSFTELRDKLLAMDPLNKEHVIKVNKAEAEYWRKSEGYRVGWSDEILGFDCGGHQWVSETCFPAGTLSKPSMKDLDYIEELMQLIEKESVPAPAPIEQRWTACSKSRMSPAYSSADDDIFSWVGIIMYLPTMDARQRRQITEEFFHYRHMTQAQLWDHFSAFEHWAKIEVPKDKEELAALQARLKKKFPVDAYNQARKELDPNRILSNNMLEKLFPSAEAV; encoded by the exons ATGCTCCGTTCCCTCACTTCCAAACGATCTCTTCAATCTCTTCTCCACCGCCATCGCGGCCGTCATAATCCCCAATTCCCAATCTTCAATCCCCGTCCGTTTTCATCATCGCCGGGACCGCCGTCTTCCGACGCCGAGCTCCGTAAATACATCGGCTACACACTTCTCCTCTTAGGTTCTGGTGCCGCCACATATTATTCCTTCCCATTCTCGGAAAACGCGAGGGACAAAAAAGCTCAGCTATTTCGCTACGCTCCGTTACCCGATGATCTACACACGGTGTCTAATTGGAGTGGTACCCACGAGGTTCGGACTCGGACTTTTTTGCAACCCGAGTCAATTGAAGAGCTTGAAGGGATAGTGAAGGAAGCGAATGTAAAGAAGCATAAGATCCGGCCAGTCGGGTCGGGTTTATCGCCGAATGGGATTGGGTTAACTCGAGCTGGGATGGTGAGTTTGGCGTTAATGGATAAGATTTTGAGTGTGGATAAGGAGAAAAAAAGGGTTACTGTTCAAGCTGGGATTCGGGTTCAGCAGCTTGTGGATGAGATTAAGGAGTATGGGATTACGCTTCAGAACTTTGCTTCTATAAGAGAACAGCAGATTGGTGGCATTGTTCAG GTTGGTGCCCATGGCACTGGTGCCAGGTTGCCTCCAATTGATGAGCAAGTCATAAGCATGAAATTGGTTACCCCCGCCAAGGGCACCATAGAAATTTCAAAAGAGAAAGATCCAGAGCTCTTTTATATAGCTCGATGTGGACTTGGGGGACTTGGTGTGGTTGCAGAAGTCACTCTTCAGTGTGTTGAGAGGCAGGAGCTTGTAGAACATACTTTCCTGTCTAACATGAAAGATATCAAGAAAAATCACAA GAAATTCCTATCTCAGAACAAGCATGTCaaatacttgtacattccatatactgatgCAGTTGTGGTTGTGACATGCAATCCTATATCTAAGTGGCAAGGTCCACCAAAGAATAAACCTAAATATACTACAGAAGAAGCCTTGCAGCATGTACGAGATCTCTATCAGGAGTCGTTGACTAAGTACAG AGGTCAAGTTGCTGATTCCGGTTCTCCAGATGAACCTGAAATAGATGAACTATCATTCACTGAACTGAGAGATAAATTACTTGCGATGGATCCTCTCAACAAGGAGCATGTAATTAAAGTCAATAAAGCTGAGGCAGAATACTGGAGGAAATCCGAAGGATATCGAGTTGGCTGGAGTGATGAAATTTTAGGGTTCGACTGTGGTGGCCACCAGTGGGTATCAGAGACATGTTTCCCTGCAGGAACACTGTCAAAGCCTAGCATGAAAGACCTGGATTACATAGAGGAGTTGATGCAGCTCATTGAGAAAGAAAGTGTACCTGCCCCTGCACCTATAGAGCAGAGATGGACTGCTTGCAGCAAAAGTCGAATGAGTCCAGCTTATAGCTCAGCGGATGATGATATATTCTCATGG GTTGGAATTATTATGTATCTTCCAACCATGGATGCTCGGCAGAGAAGACAAATCACTGAGGAGTTCTTCCACTATAGACATATGACACAAGCACAGTTGTGGGATCATTTTTCTGCTTTTGAACATTGGGCAAAGATTGAG GTTCCAAAGGACAAGGAAGAGCTTGCAGCTCTGCAGGCAAGGCTAAAGAAGAAATTCCCTGTGGATGCATACAATCAAGCGCGAAAGGAGCTGGACCCTAACCGCATCCTATCTAATAACATGCTTGAGAAGCTCTTCCCTTCCGCTGAGGCCGTGTAA
- the LOC129877083 gene encoding lycopene beta cyclase, chloroplastic, with product MDTLLKTPNKLEFLQPLHGFSVKASSFSSVKPQKVGFRKFCENWERGVCVKASSNTLLELVPEIKKENLDFELPMYDPSKGLVVDLAVVGGGPAGLAVAQQVSEAGLSVCSIDPSPKLIWPNNYGVWVDEFEAMDLLDCLDATWSGAVVYVDDDRTKNLDRPYGRVNRKQLKSKMMQKCILNGVKFHQAKVIKVIHEEAKSLLICSDGVTIQATVVLDATGFSRCLVQYDKPYNPGYQVAYGILAEVEEHPFDTSKMLFMDWRDSHLNNNMELKERNRKVPTFLYAMPFSSNRIFLEETSLVARPGLRMDDIQERMVARLSHLGIKVKSIEEDEQCVIPMGGPLPVIPQRVVGIGGTAGMVHPSTGYMVARTLAAAPVVANAIIQYLGSDKDHLGNELSASVWKDLWPIERRRQREFFCFGMDILLKLDLSATRRFFDAFFDLEPRYWHGFLSSRLFLPELMFFALSLFSHASNASRIEIMTKGTVPLVTMINNLLQDKE from the coding sequence ATGGATACATTATTGAAAACCCCTAATAAGCTTGAGTTTCTGCAACCCCTTCATGGATTTTCTGTTAAAGCTAGCTCCTTTAGCTCTGTAAAGCCTCAGAAGGTTGGTTTTAGGAAATTTTGTGAGAATTGGGAAAGAGGGGTTTGTGTTAAAGCTAGTAGTAATACCCTTTTGGAGCTTGTACCTGAGATAAAGAAGGAAAATCTTGATTTTGAGCTTCCTATGTATGACCCTTCAAAAGGGCTTGTTGTAGATCTAGCTGTGGTTGGGGGTGGACCTGCTGGGCTTGCTGTTGCACAGCAGGTTTCGGAGGCTGGACTATCGGTTTGCTCAATTGACCCGTCCCCTAAATTGATATGGCCTAACAACTATGGTGTTTGGGTGGATGAATTTGAGGCCATGGATTTGTTGGATTGCCTTGATGCAACCTGGTCAGGTGCTGTTGTTTATGTCGATGATGATAGAACTAAGAATCTTGATAGACCTTATGGAAGGGTTAATAGGAAACAGTTGAAGTCGAAAATGATGCAGAAATGCATACTAAATGGTGTTAAATTCCACCAAGCCAAAGTTATAAAGGTAATTCATGAGGAAGCTAAATCTTTGCTGATTTGCAGTGATGGTGTGACTATTCAGGCAACAGTGGTTCTTGATGCAACGGGATTCTCTAGATGTCTTGTTCAGTATGATAAGCCATATAATCCGGGGTATCAAGTAGCTTATGGAATATTGGCGGAAGTGGAGGAACATCCCTTCGATACAAGTAAGATGCTTTTCATGGATTGGCGAGATTCCCATCTGAATAATAATATGGAGCTGAAGGAGAGGAACAGAAAAGTTCCAACTTTTCTCTATGCCATGCCATTTTCATCGAACAGGATATTTCTTGAAGAAACATCCCTTGTAGCTCGTCCTGGATTACGTATGGACGATATCCAAGAAAGAATGGTGGCTCGTCTGAGTCACTTGGGTATAAAAGTTAAGAGCATTGAAGAAGATGAGCAATGTGTAATTCCAATGGGAGGCCCCCTTCCGGTAATACCTCAGAGAGTGGTCGGAATTGGTGGTACAGCTGGTATGGTTCATCCTTCAACGGGTTATATGGTAGCAAGGACCTTAGCTGCAGCTCCTGTCGTTGCTAATGCAATAATTCAGTACCTTGGTTCTGATAAGGACCATCTAGGTAATGAGTTATCGGCATCTGTTTGGAAAGATTTGTGGCCCATAGAAAGGAGACGTCAAAGAGAATTCTTTTGCTTTGGTATGGATATTCTTCTGAAGCTTGATTTATCCGCTACAAGAAGGTTTTTCGATGCCTTTTTTGATCTAGAACCACGTTATTGGCATGGCTTCTTGTCATCTCGGCTGTTTCTTCCTGAACTTATGTTTTTCGCGCTGTCCCTTTTTTCTCATGCTTCAAATGCTTCTAGAATAGAGATAATGACAAAGGGAACTGTTCCTTTGGTAACTATGATTAACAATTTGCTACAGGATAAAGAATGA
- the LOC129877759 gene encoding beta-glucuronosyltransferase GlcAT14A, whose protein sequence is MGIQFFMFSFILTSLLFILIYIPTQFSQSPITIFKPKKSFIISNTTTNPYPVKFAYLISASKGDVPKLKRLLFSLYHPGNFYLIHLDLDAPENEHQEISRFVSGNSVFGEINNVWVVGKPNLVTYRGPTMLATTLHALSMLLKIAKWDWFINLSASDYPLVTQDDLIHAFSDLPRDLNFVQHTSHMGWKLNKRGKPIIIDPGLHTLNKSEIWWVIKQRSLPTAFKLYTGSAWTILSRSFAEYCIIGWENLPRTLLLYYTNFVSSPEGYFQTVICNSEEYKNTTVNHDLHYITWDIPPKQHPRSLGPKDYRRMVLSNRPFARKFKNNNPVLNKIDRDLLRKRNGQYFSAGGWCSNDDDRSCLNLQGEKYGVLKPGTGARRLRTLLKKLVSAPHFAKRQCR, encoded by the exons ATGGGtatccagtttttcatgttctCTTTCATTCTAACCTCACTTCTCTTCATTCTTATCTACATACCCACCCAATTTTCCCAGTCACCCATCACCATTTTCAAGCCAAAAAAAAGCTTCATAATCTCAAATACCACAACTAACCCTTACCCTGTAAAATTTGCTTACTTGATCTCTGCTTCTAAAGGAGATGTACCAAAGCTAAAAAGATTGCTTTTTTCACTTTACCATCCTGGTAATTTTTACTTGATTCACTTAGATTTAGATGCACCAGAAAATGAGCACCAAGAAATTTCAAGATTTGTGAGTGGAAATTCTGTTTTTGGAGAAATTAATAATGTTTGGGTTGTGGGAAAGCCAAATTTAGTGACATATAGAGGACCAACAATGCTAGCTACTACACTGCATGCACTGTCTATGCTTTTGAAGATTGCTAAATGGGATTGGTTTATTAATCTAAGTGCCTCTGATTATCCTCTAGTTACTCAAGATG ATCTGATTCATGCCTTCTCTGACTTACCAAGGGATCTAAATTTTGTACAACACACAAGCCACATGGGTTGGAAACT GAATAAGAGAGGAAAGCCAATTATAATAGATCCTGGTCTTCATACTCTAAACAAATCAGAGATTTGGTGGGTTATCAAGCAAAGAAGTCTTCCAACTGCTTTCAAGCTTTATACAG GTTCAGCTTGGACAATATTGTCCAGATCCTTTGCTGAATACTGCATAATAGGCTGGGAAAATCTTCCAAGAACTCTACTTCTCTACTACACAAATTTTGTGTCCTCTCCAGAGGGTTATTTCCAAACAGTCATATGTAACTCTGAGGAATACAAGAACACCACAGTAAACCATGATCTTCATTACATTACATGGGACATTCCCCCGAAACAACACCCGAGATCCCTCGGCCCAAAGGATTACAGAAGAATGGTCTTAAGCAACAGGCCATTCGCCCGAaagttcaagaacaacaacCCTGTCCTTAATAAAATTGATCGCGATCTTCTCAGAAAACGAAATGGACAATACTTCTCAGCCGGAGGATGGTGTTCCAATGACGATGATCGAAGTTGTTTGAATCTACAGGGAGAGAAATATGGCGTTTTAAAGCCTGGAACAGGTGCGAGAAGGTTGAGAACTTTATTGAAGAAATTGGTATCTGCACCACATTTTGCTAAGAGGCAGTGTAGATAA